The following DNA comes from Herpetosiphonaceae bacterium.
ACTTGCAGCAGCGTGAGGATCTGGATGTAGCTGTCGCGGCTGAGCGGAATGACCGCGTGCGGGTTGCGCACGCGCTGGTACAGCTCGGTGTTGGCGGGCTCGCGGAGCTGCGCCAGCACATCGACGGGCGCGGCGGGCGCGTCGGACCAGGCCACGCCGATGCGCTGGGGGTACTTGCCGCCGAAGACGCCGGAGGGAAAGGCGGGATCGCTGGTGACGCGAATATCGGTGTAGCGCCGGGTGACGACGCCGATACCGCCAAAGGTGCCGCCCTGCACGTAGGCCACGATCCGATCGCCGACATTGATGCGCTTGAGCCGCTGCACGCTCTGATTGGTCGTCACATCCAGCGGCCACTCGATGCCGACCATGTTGCTGCGCCAGGCCTCGTCCCACAGCTCACGGGGGAAGTGAATCCGCCAGAACTGGGCGTCGGGCGCGGCGTAGATCTGCGGCACGAAGCCGTCATCGTCGCCACTGCTGTCGCCGTCATCGATCGGCTCGGCCAGCAGCCACATATCACCGCCGAGATTGGCGAAGCGCGGATCGCCGAGCAGCGCGCTCGACAGCTCCATGTGCGATACTCCGTCCTGGATCATGCCCTGCTGCCGACCCTGATCGAGGATGGACGCGAGGCTGAGCGGGCCGCCTCCGGCCCTGGCAAGCACCGTGAACGCAGCATCTGCCACTGACATCGTTGATGTATCTCCTGCGGCGGCGCGGGCCGCGTCGATGATCCGATTAAAATCCGTCGCGTCGATCTTGCGAATCGAGCGCCAGCCAAACGCGGAGGCCAAGCCCTTCGCCAGCCATGCAATCTCAGCGCCGAGATGCGCCGCGTTGCCTTTGAGATAGAGCGGCGCGGGAAGCTCACGCTGATCAAGATTGAGCATCCAGACCGTTTCGTCGGGCCTGGCTCCCGGCTCCGGCCTCGCGCCACTAACCCGGGCCCAGGCGGTGAAGGCGTAGTGCGGACCAGGGCGGTAGATGATCGCCTCGACGGGCGGCCCGCCCTGCTGCCAGGCATACAGCGCGTCGGCGAGCTTGCGCGCGTCGCCGGAGGCATAGTTGCTGAAGCTGTAGCTCTGGCCGTATCGCTGGTGCTCGTGCTCAGCGCCGAAGAAGAGCACAAACGGCTGTCGAGCGCTGTTCGGGTCGGGCCATGCTGCCGAGCGTGGCGGAGGCGGCACAACGTCGGCGAGCAGCCTCAGCGTCAATTCCTTGAGCAGCGCATAGTCGGCGTCGGTGTTGACGAAGAAGCGATACCCGCTTGATGCCCCGTGGGAGCGCGGCTTAAGGCTGGTTGGGTTCGCCAGCTCCGCCCGCAGCCGATCCACAATCATCTCGTCGGGGTTGGCGAACAGGACGTACAGGCTGCGGCGGCGATTGAACGCAAAGTAGATCCGCCAGTAGTCGCGCACGAAGACGCCCAGCTCCGGCTTATTGGAGATCCGCAGCTCGATGCGATTGCCGAAGGTCTGTTGTAGCCACGCGGGCAGCTCCGTGACCAGCCGACGCACCAGCGGATGCGTCGTCTCGACCTTCGACTGCCACTCGGCCAGCGATCGGGACGCGCCCGCGCTGTCCGCCGTGAGCACCGGCTCCGCAACCTCGTCGTCGCGCATGTCGTCGACGATCTGCGCCAGCGCCGCTGCCTGCTGGTTGGTCAACGGGAAGTTCGTTCCCTGGGGCGCTCTGACGATTGCCAGATCCTTGAGCACGGGATGCGCCGGTAGGTCATCGCGGCGGATACGCTCCGGCAGCACATACTCGATCTTGAGTCGTACCCGCCGCCGGATGCCCGCGAACCGCTCGCTATCTCGATCGAAGCGCCGCTCCGCCTCATCTTCTTCGATGGGGGCAGGCTCGGTCAGCACACGCGCGACCGCCAGAATGCCGCTGTGATCGCCGGACTCCCACAGGTACACGGTGTCGCTGGTGTGGATCTCGCCGGCATACTGGCGCACTTCCCAGGCCATCTCGGTGAGCGCCCCCAACGCGCCCGGCAGATCGAAGTAATCAGGGTTCGACTGGAAGATCCAGCTTGCGGCACGCTGGCCGACCGCGGCTCTGCCCTCAGGCGTGATGCGCCAGGATTGCTGTCCCGGCGCGGCGGGATAGACGTAGCCTTGCTCGACGGCGTTCCGGTTGATAAAGGTACGCAGGCTGGCTTTGCCCTGCTCCGACAGGCGCTGCCCGCGCATCCGGGCCTCAACCGCGTCGTAGATCTGCTGGATGGTCGCCTCGCCGCCGCGCGTGACCATCGTCTGGAGGGCGATACGGATCTGATCCTCGCCGCGCAGGCCAGCATCCACCCCAGTCACGCCAGCGCTCTGATCCGCCGCGCCGGAATCCGTGTTTTGCACCGCTCGCGACAGCCTCTCCACCAGCGACGAGCTACTCGTTCGACGCGCGGGAGTCAGATCGACGATGGTGAAGCCCAGGTTCTCGACGATGCGATTGGCCTGAGTGGTATGCGGATCGTTGTAGCCCGCCATGCGGATGAGCTGCTTGACCGGGTACAACCGGCCCTCGTGCTCCAGGCCATAGCTGAACTTCTCACGCTGCTCCCAGTCCTTCCAGTCTCCGCTCCGCAGATCGCGATCGAAGCGGTCGATCGCGTCGAGGATCTCGGCGCGTGTGATCCGCTCGACGGCTGATGAGCGTTGTGTCGTGCCTGTCGCGCCGCCGGGATCGTCCGCTCGATCGTCACCGCCGAGCCAGGGCGGCGTGTAGCCCACACCGGCGAGACGCTGGCGGGCACGGTCAAGCTCCTGGGCGCTGAAGAGCGGGGCGAACTCCGGCTTGAGCACGATCGACTCGACCGCGAGATCCAGCCGCCTGCGCTCCCACAGCGTGGTGAAGCCGTCGGAGACGCTCTCTTTGGCAAGCAGCCGCCGCGCGGCTTCGACGCCGCCGACCTCGTTGAGCATGTTCAGCAGATAGGTTGGCCGGTAGCTGAGCGCGCGCGCGGACTCGTCATAGGTCCTGCGCAGTTCATGATCGAACGCCTCTTCGAGCTGGCTCATCCGTTGCCCTTTCTTGACTCAGTGTGACCGGGAGATCTGGAAGCTGCATGATTCATAACGATCTTAGACCTGATTTGATTCGCCGCCTGTGCCGACCAGCCCCGGCGGCTGCTGCGACTCCTCGGCATCCCACGCCGCCAGCACCAGCCGCCGCGTGCGGTACTCGCCGTACTGCCGGATCTCCTTCTCCTTGAGCACGCGGAAGGTTTCGCCGGGAAAGTCCGGCCCGTACACGTCCGCCGGATCGAGGATGTAGCGCAGCTCGTCGCGGGTAAGGCCGTAGAGCCGCGCGATCCGCGCATCCAACTCGGCGCGAATCTGCGCCCGGCGCTCCTCGTTCCAGCGGAAGGGCGGCAGCGGAAAGCCGTCACGCGGCGCAAAAAGATCGGCCGGTGCGTCCCGATTGCACGCGGCGTTGCGCGCCAGCACTCGCGCCCGGCCTGCCTCGTCCAACTCCGCCCACACGTCTACCGCGAAGGGCTGCATGTCCCAGGCAGTGTAGACCAACTCCAGCACACGCTCGCCGATGAACGCGATGTCCGCTGCGCTGAAAGCCGACGGCGGGAGGACGGAGTTGCTTGACGATGAAGTAGCTAAGTGACGTTCCGCCAATCTTCTGCTTTGCAATAAAGTCGATGACAAGAGCATTTAGTGTAGCGATGAGGCAAAGAATTGAACAAACGCTGCATACATTTGGTCTTATGGCTGCTCGACGTTCAGGTACGTAGCAGCCGTGCAAACGCGGCTTGATCGTCGTCTGGAAGGGAACCATGTTAAGATAGCGCAGTCGCTCATCTGAGCGTCGGTGAGAGCGTGGGTGTCGGTTTCTGAGGCTGCGCCCGCGCTCTGCTACGCCTCCGAGGTATCGTCTAGCTGATCAGCAGCGGCGTCCGGCTGATCGCTGCGCTTTTTGGGCGGCCACCCGGATGCCGATCACGGGCCAGCCACGCTTCAACCTCGGATGTCGTAAACATATAGACCCAACCATCCCGCGTGCCGGGTGCCTCTACTTTGCACCCGATCTCCCCACGTTGG
Coding sequences within:
- a CDS encoding EVE domain-containing protein — encoded protein: MSQLEEAFDHELRRTYDESARALSYRPTYLLNMLNEVGGVEAARRLLAKESVSDGFTTLWERRRLDLAVESIVLKPEFAPLFSAQELDRARQRLAGVGYTPPWLGGDDRADDPGGATGTTQRSSAVERITRAEILDAIDRFDRDLRSGDWKDWEQREKFSYGLEHEGRLYPVKQLIRMAGYNDPHTTQANRIVENLGFTIVDLTPARRTSSSSLVERLSRAVQNTDSGAADQSAGVTGVDAGLRGEDQIRIALQTMVTRGGEATIQQIYDAVEARMRGQRLSEQGKASLRTFINRNAVEQGYVYPAAPGQQSWRITPEGRAAVGQRAASWIFQSNPDYFDLPGALGALTEMAWEVRQYAGEIHTSDTVYLWESGDHSGILAVARVLTEPAPIEEDEAERRFDRDSERFAGIRRRVRLKIEYVLPERIRRDDLPAHPVLKDLAIVRAPQGTNFPLTNQQAAALAQIVDDMRDDEVAEPVLTADSAGASRSLAEWQSKVETTHPLVRRLVTELPAWLQQTFGNRIELRISNKPELGVFVRDYWRIYFAFNRRRSLYVLFANPDEMIVDRLRAELANPTSLKPRSHGASSGYRFFVNTDADYALLKELTLRLLADVVPPPPRSAAWPDPNSARQPFVLFFGAEHEHQRYGQSYSFSNYASGDARKLADALYAWQQGGPPVEAIIYRPGPHYAFTAWARVSGARPEPGARPDETVWMLNLDQRELPAPLYLKGNAAHLGAEIAWLAKGLASAFGWRSIRKIDATDFNRIIDAARAAAGDTSTMSVADAAFTVLARAGGGPLSLASILDQGRQQGMIQDGVSHMELSSALLGDPRFANLGGDMWLLAEPIDDGDSSGDDDGFVPQIYAAPDAQFWRIHFPRELWDEAWRSNMVGIEWPLDVTTNQSVQRLKRINVGDRIVAYVQGGTFGGIGVVTRRYTDIRVTSDPAFPSGVFGGKYPQRIGVAWSDAPAAPVDVLAQLREPANTELYQRVRNPHAVIPLSRDSYIQILTLLQVHDAGTPIVEDESRLPSAWESLDQFRDFMQALYDRPYTATKLHAAAQEWDDAFVASIDPETFADELRQLRVLRIDDDGSYRVQPYVAGDPLALLRLMALALLLPIEGTEAAYQLPARAIVPRLRAGDGPQPAQSFAPELGDDALQLLAWYAEAGYVTRDGDTWQTAADALAPLPGDDPASKMHNDYLATLTAEQDGTLAEGLPPIDGRPLEPVPDLPRRLSELAEDLL
- a CDS encoding helix-turn-helix domain-containing protein, yielding MSEQRFTASQIAKQYDIARQTLVRAAQRGEIGCKVEAPGTRDGWVYMFTTSEVEAWLARDRHPGGRPKSAAISRTPLLIS